A genomic segment from Variovorax paradoxus B4 encodes:
- a CDS encoding energy transducer TonB — protein MPKTTIVLEPPPGEIVSARLVGILSLFIDEQGRVQRVDAEEPTLPPAFEQVAREAFMAAEFSPGEVDGRAVKSHQRVEVVFDYMP, from the coding sequence ATGCCCAAGACGACCATCGTCCTCGAACCTCCGCCCGGTGAAATAGTGAGCGCCCGGCTGGTCGGCATTCTGTCGCTCTTCATTGACGAACAAGGTCGCGTTCAGCGCGTGGATGCCGAGGAGCCGACACTCCCTCCCGCCTTCGAGCAAGTGGCACGCGAGGCCTTCATGGCCGCGGAGTTTTCTCCTGGCGAAGTCGATGGCCGTGCCGTCAAGTCGCACCAGCGGGTCGAAGTGGTTTTCGACTATATGCCCTAA
- a CDS encoding pilus assembly protein, with translation MKNRLTPVLDRKPQRQAICCAVMVCAFLVGLFAPVVEAASTDLSNQPLATLPAVQAKPNLLFVLDDSGSMDNDYMPDQMSSGKYGYRSAQCNGVAYDPEMTYSPPLNADGTSYPNAVFTAARSDGYDASSSTVNLNNRLYYTYSGTQPKMGWAYTSSGAVRNTFYNECMTSTNSSTSLFHPVTVTSASAEAQNYANWYSYYRKRYLLMRTAMGRAIAALDSSYRVGFSTISDGTAVDGDNYFRDVKDFDLAQKTNFYNSLYSASPNGWTPLRSALSKAGRYFANKAPDQSYDPVQYSCQRNYALLSTDGYWNKTKGLKLNGTSEIGQQDGTEARPMRDDAQVIVTTVTPYTQALTRDSVSTQTQTRIWTRTSTTISSTPKPNNPNRGRYAVTTRTNQRYTETQTRTRTTPQSATSSYSETVVTTDGVETSRSTSTPVTSAWISTATPTESLTGNGPPTASSSFTTGTANTTYQTAKGDDVTVYSDPVAGAWSAWSTPADITNTTPVAQAPITGTPTQTPSTSGGTGNTLADVAQYYFATDLRTSALGNCTSSSSGSSQDVCSNIVRPVGSDKAAWQHMNSFTIGLGVSGTLPYDKNYLTQTAGSYVDLTSGSLSWPVPEGADLDDGQGGNATNVDDLWHAAVNGRGQYYSALNASALSEAINGVVTSVQQVSGSGATASTSSLQLVAGDNNLVFRASYTTQLWTGDLQAFAINGSTGVIANTATWSAQARLDATAASDRRIYFSNGSALQSFEYGNLSTAQRGYFDNLCSQTLIAAQCSVLSDSNKTLANNGANLVNYLRGVRTYETASVDGSNNSIAALYRKREHVLGDIINGAPVYVGKPPFRYADAGYADFVTAQSTRAPVVYVGSNDGMLHAFSAATGSAGGTELWAYVPGTVMPNLYKMADTSYGAKHQYSVDGAPVMGDIKVGTAWKTIVVGGLNSGGRGYYALDITDPNDPKALWEFTDPNLGLSFGNPVIAKRGDGTWIVAFASGYNNTNGDGKGHLYVLNANTGALLLDIPTSDGSSTDPSGLAKINAWIESSSDNTAKRFYGGDQQGNLWRFDIDGLLQPNRAAMRLAKFQINDSTPQPITTKPETVEISGKPVVVVATGRYLGSSDIADSTQQSIYAVRDTLTATGWSDVRADTENFVRQTFTLNGPVATATSASVSNTSVNWATKGGWWIDLPHSRERVNTNLGLQFSTLSVATAIPNGDACASGGTAWRYYLNVANGGVVTTNPAGGLFSTDGLIMGMTWVQDSNGNARIIYQKSNGDNVIETPPVATSSGSGSVHRTSWRELVD, from the coding sequence ATGAAAAATAGACTCACTCCTGTCCTCGATCGAAAGCCCCAAAGGCAGGCCATCTGCTGTGCGGTGATGGTCTGTGCATTTCTGGTGGGTTTGTTCGCCCCCGTTGTCGAGGCGGCCTCCACAGACCTGTCGAACCAGCCGCTGGCCACGCTGCCTGCCGTTCAAGCCAAGCCGAACCTGTTGTTCGTTCTGGACGATTCGGGGAGTATGGACAATGATTACATGCCGGACCAAATGTCCAGCGGCAAGTATGGATACCGCTCCGCACAATGCAATGGTGTGGCTTACGACCCCGAGATGACCTATTCGCCACCGCTCAACGCGGATGGAACGTCCTATCCCAATGCGGTTTTTACGGCAGCGCGTAGCGATGGCTATGACGCGTCGAGTTCAACGGTCAATCTGAACAACCGGCTCTATTACACATACAGCGGCACTCAACCCAAGATGGGCTGGGCGTACACCAGCAGCGGAGCCGTTCGAAACACGTTCTACAACGAATGCATGACTTCGACCAACTCGTCGACCAGTCTTTTTCACCCGGTGACGGTCACCAGCGCTTCCGCCGAAGCTCAAAACTACGCCAACTGGTATTCGTACTACCGCAAGCGCTACCTGTTGATGCGTACCGCCATGGGCCGGGCGATCGCGGCGCTCGACTCGAGCTATCGCGTTGGCTTCAGCACAATCAGTGATGGAACCGCGGTGGATGGCGACAACTACTTTCGCGATGTCAAAGATTTCGATCTGGCGCAAAAAACAAACTTCTACAACAGCCTCTACAGTGCCTCGCCAAACGGGTGGACACCGTTGCGCTCGGCCCTGTCCAAGGCGGGACGGTACTTCGCGAACAAAGCTCCTGACCAGAGCTACGACCCGGTCCAGTACTCCTGCCAACGCAACTATGCGCTCCTCTCGACGGACGGCTACTGGAACAAGACCAAGGGCCTGAAGCTCAACGGTACCAGTGAGATCGGGCAGCAAGACGGTACCGAGGCTCGCCCGATGCGGGACGACGCCCAAGTCATCGTCACAACCGTGACGCCCTACACCCAGGCGCTGACGAGAGATTCGGTGTCCACGCAGACGCAAACCAGGATCTGGACGCGCACCTCCACCACTATTTCCTCAACGCCAAAGCCCAACAATCCGAACAGGGGACGGTATGCCGTCACCACGCGTACGAATCAGCGCTACACCGAGACGCAAACCCGAACCCGGACAACGCCTCAATCGGCAACCTCGTCCTACTCCGAGACGGTAGTGACAACCGACGGTGTCGAGACGTCCAGAAGCACCAGCACGCCAGTCACTTCCGCCTGGATCAGCACCGCGACACCGACCGAGTCGCTCACAGGCAATGGCCCTCCCACCGCCAGCAGCAGCTTCACGACCGGAACCGCGAACACAACCTACCAGACAGCCAAGGGTGATGACGTAACGGTCTATTCGGATCCAGTCGCAGGAGCCTGGAGTGCATGGTCTACACCGGCAGACATAACCAACACGACGCCGGTTGCCCAGGCCCCTATTACAGGCACGCCAACCCAAACACCGTCCACCTCGGGCGGTACCGGCAACACGCTGGCCGACGTTGCCCAGTACTACTTCGCGACGGACCTGCGCACCAGTGCGCTCGGCAATTGCACTTCGAGCAGCTCCGGCAGCAGCCAGGATGTCTGCAGCAACATCGTGCGCCCAGTGGGAAGCGACAAGGCCGCATGGCAGCACATGAATTCGTTCACGATTGGCCTTGGCGTGAGCGGCACCTTGCCTTATGACAAGAATTACCTGACCCAAACCGCAGGTTCCTACGTAGATCTGACCAGTGGCAGCTTGAGCTGGCCCGTGCCCGAAGGCGCGGACCTGGATGACGGTCAGGGCGGTAATGCCACCAACGTCGACGACCTGTGGCACGCAGCCGTCAATGGCCGCGGCCAGTACTACTCGGCACTCAATGCCAGTGCGCTGAGCGAAGCCATCAACGGCGTCGTCACGTCGGTGCAGCAGGTCTCGGGCTCGGGTGCTACGGCATCGACCAGTTCGCTCCAACTGGTGGCCGGTGACAACAACCTGGTCTTTCGGGCCAGCTACACCACGCAGCTGTGGACCGGCGATCTGCAGGCCTTTGCAATCAACGGTTCAACGGGCGTCATTGCGAATACCGCCACGTGGTCTGCACAGGCAAGACTCGATGCGACGGCTGCTTCTGACCGCAGGATCTACTTCAGCAACGGTTCGGCTCTCCAGAGCTTCGAATACGGCAACCTGAGCACCGCACAAAGGGGCTACTTCGACAATCTCTGCAGCCAGACCCTCATTGCCGCGCAGTGCTCGGTGCTTTCTGACAGCAACAAGACGCTGGCCAACAATGGTGCCAACCTCGTCAACTACCTGCGCGGCGTACGCACCTACGAAACCGCCAGCGTCGACGGCTCCAACAACAGCATCGCCGCGCTTTATCGCAAACGCGAACATGTGCTGGGCGACATCATCAACGGCGCCCCCGTCTATGTTGGAAAACCGCCCTTCCGCTACGCCGACGCCGGCTACGCCGATTTCGTTACGGCGCAGTCAACGCGCGCACCCGTGGTGTACGTTGGCTCGAACGACGGCATGCTGCACGCCTTCTCGGCCGCCACCGGCAGCGCGGGCGGCACTGAACTCTGGGCCTATGTTCCGGGCACGGTCATGCCCAACCTCTACAAGATGGCCGACACGAGCTATGGAGCGAAGCACCAATACTCCGTGGACGGAGCACCGGTCATGGGCGACATCAAGGTTGGAACCGCCTGGAAGACCATTGTTGTTGGCGGCCTGAACAGCGGCGGCCGCGGCTACTACGCACTCGACATCACCGACCCCAACGATCCCAAGGCTCTTTGGGAGTTCACCGATCCCAACCTGGGCCTGAGCTTTGGCAACCCGGTGATTGCAAAGCGCGGCGACGGCACCTGGATCGTTGCCTTTGCTTCCGGCTACAACAACACCAATGGCGACGGCAAAGGCCACCTCTACGTTCTGAATGCCAACACCGGCGCCCTGCTGCTGGACATTCCCACCAGCGACGGCAGCAGCACCGACCCGAGCGGCCTCGCAAAGATCAACGCCTGGATCGAAAGCTCCAGCGACAACACAGCCAAGCGCTTCTACGGCGGCGATCAGCAAGGCAACCTCTGGCGCTTCGACATCGACGGGCTCCTGCAACCCAACCGGGCAGCGATGCGGCTCGCCAAGTTCCAGATCAACGACTCGACGCCGCAACCGATCACCACAAAACCGGAAACCGTGGAGATTTCAGGCAAGCCGGTGGTCGTGGTTGCGACGGGCCGGTACCTGGGTTCGTCAGACATTGCGGATTCGACGCAGCAAAGCATCTACGCGGTGAGGGACACGCTGACCGCCACCGGATGGAGCGACGTGCGCGCCGACACTGAAAACTTTGTCAGGCAGACATTCACGTTGAATGGCCCTGTGGCAACTGCGACATCGGCCTCGGTATCCAACACGTCGGTCAACTGGGCGACCAAGGGCGGTTGGTGGATCGACCTGCCGCATTCGCGTGAACGCGTGAATACCAACCTGGGCCTGCAGTTCAGCACCCTGTCGGTTGCCACCGCCATCCCGAACGGTGATGCCTGCGCGTCGGGCGGCACGGCCTGGCGCTACTACCTCAATGTGGCCAATGGCGGCGTTGTCACGACCAACCCGGCCGGCGGGCTCTTCAGCACCGACGGGCTGATCATGGGCATGACCTGGGTGCAGGACAGCAACGGCAATGCCCGCATCATTTACCAGAAGAGCAATGGCGACAACGTGATCGAGACGCCGCCGGTGGCGACATCGTCCGGCTCCGGCAGCGTACATAGAACCTCCTGGCGCGAGTTGGTGGACTGA
- a CDS encoding DegT/DnrJ/EryC1/StrS family aminotransferase, translated as MPPELPFLPFALPDTGEEEIAEVSEAIRSGWITTGPKAKRFERDFGMFLGDTQLHCMAVNSATAGLHLALEALGVGPGDEVITTTHTFTATAEVVRYLGADVVLVDVDWRTLCIDVRQLEAAITTRTKAVIPVHYAGLSADMTTLMAIACKHGLKVVEDAAHALPTTSDGRLVGTLDSDITVFSFYANKTISTGEGGMVVTRDTSLAERIKVMRLHGINRDAFDRFRSTKPAWYYEVIAPGFKYNMTDIAAGMGIAQLAKLPRFVARRQYLAERYGERLASLPLLLPALPPPGEIHAWHLYVIRLTEDATISRDALIQALSDKGIGTSVHYIPLHRQPYWRDRYGLNAQMFPHSEAAYQRMLSIPLFTAMDDSDQDRVIAALYELLS; from the coding sequence ATGCCGCCAGAACTTCCTTTCCTGCCTTTTGCATTGCCCGATACTGGTGAAGAAGAAATCGCAGAGGTTTCCGAGGCCATTCGTTCCGGCTGGATCACAACGGGGCCGAAGGCTAAGCGCTTCGAGCGGGACTTCGGCATGTTCCTTGGAGATACCCAGCTACATTGCATGGCTGTCAATTCTGCAACTGCGGGCCTTCACTTGGCCTTGGAGGCGCTCGGCGTTGGTCCAGGTGACGAAGTCATCACCACAACGCATACCTTTACCGCCACTGCAGAAGTAGTTCGTTATCTCGGTGCCGATGTGGTGCTAGTTGATGTCGACTGGCGCACGCTATGCATCGACGTGCGACAGCTCGAGGCGGCAATCACGACGCGCACTAAGGCAGTCATTCCTGTTCACTATGCCGGGCTCTCCGCGGACATGACTACGTTGATGGCAATTGCGTGTAAGCACGGGCTCAAGGTAGTGGAGGACGCTGCGCATGCACTCCCTACGACATCCGACGGTCGGCTTGTAGGAACACTTGATTCTGATATCACTGTGTTCAGTTTTTATGCCAATAAAACCATCTCTACCGGCGAGGGAGGCATGGTGGTGACTCGGGATACGAGTTTGGCCGAGCGTATCAAAGTCATGCGCCTGCACGGCATCAACAGAGATGCGTTCGATCGCTTCCGCTCGACCAAGCCTGCTTGGTACTACGAGGTGATTGCTCCCGGCTTTAAGTACAACATGACGGACATAGCTGCTGGAATGGGAATTGCGCAGCTCGCAAAGCTGCCGCGCTTCGTTGCGCGTCGGCAGTATCTGGCCGAGCGCTATGGCGAACGACTGGCTTCATTGCCGTTGTTGCTTCCCGCCTTACCTCCGCCCGGTGAAATACACGCATGGCATCTGTACGTCATCCGCCTTACGGAGGACGCGACCATATCGCGTGATGCCCTAATCCAAGCCTTGTCGGACAAGGGCATCGGGACCAGCGTGCACTACATACCGCTTCACCGCCAGCCTTACTGGCGCGATCGCTATGGGCTGAATGCGCAGATGTTTCCCCACTCGGAAGCCGCGTATCAGCGGATGCTCAGCATCCCTCTGTTTACCGCCATGGATGACTCAGACCAAGATCGGGTGATCGCGGCGCTGTACGAGCTATTGAGTTGA
- a CDS encoding glycosyltransferase — protein sequence MKTIRSLQYPDDKAAWGSQASRVAMELVRKNPIDLIFSTSPPISAHLAAMHVARRANLPWVADFRDLWTSNPAYDMPAWRRSLDIRLENKLLASADGVITVSEHLASMLRIRRPSKEKDTVLAISNGYDEADFSHALPLPRKSETFRVVHAGTFYGHQSPDEFLNGVERLFQLEPEARKRLRLRFVGNVGARFERTLSEFKARHPQVLELTGYVEHPRAIAEMLAADALLLVIGGDAKLAEGVMTGKLFEYLRAGRPVLQVGAVNGEAARLLQNTGAGIAVAADDAAEIAAVISRWVAGAAPKPQPARASIYERRAQTARLSEFLATVHERFHGRN from the coding sequence TTGAAGACGATTCGCTCTCTTCAATATCCGGATGACAAGGCAGCTTGGGGTAGTCAAGCGAGTCGGGTCGCAATGGAGTTGGTTAGGAAAAACCCTATAGACTTGATTTTTTCAACTTCACCACCAATTTCTGCTCACTTGGCTGCGATGCATGTTGCGCGACGTGCTAATTTGCCATGGGTGGCAGATTTTCGCGACCTTTGGACATCCAATCCAGCATATGACATGCCTGCATGGCGTCGCTCCTTAGATATAAGGCTCGAGAACAAGTTGTTGGCTTCGGCAGATGGCGTCATCACTGTGTCAGAGCATCTGGCGTCTATGCTTCGTATTCGTCGTCCATCTAAGGAGAAGGATACCGTTTTAGCCATAAGCAATGGCTATGACGAGGCCGATTTTTCGCATGCATTGCCATTACCTCGGAAATCAGAGACATTTCGAGTGGTGCATGCTGGCACTTTCTATGGGCATCAATCCCCAGATGAATTTTTGAACGGCGTAGAACGGCTCTTTCAACTTGAGCCGGAGGCACGCAAGCGACTTCGACTTCGATTCGTCGGAAATGTTGGAGCTAGGTTCGAACGGACGTTAAGCGAATTCAAGGCACGTCATCCTCAAGTGCTAGAGCTTACCGGGTACGTTGAACATCCTCGAGCGATTGCCGAGATGTTGGCCGCTGACGCTCTCTTGCTGGTCATCGGAGGAGATGCAAAATTAGCGGAAGGGGTGATGACTGGAAAGTTATTTGAATATCTTCGTGCGGGACGGCCGGTACTGCAGGTTGGTGCAGTTAATGGAGAGGCTGCGCGTCTTCTACAAAATACCGGCGCAGGAATTGCCGTAGCCGCGGACGATGCTGCAGAAATAGCAGCTGTTATTTCGCGCTGGGTGGCCGGCGCTGCGCCTAAGCCCCAACCCGCACGTGCCTCAATTTATGAAAGAAGAGCCCAAACTGCTCGGCTGAGCGAATTTCTGGCCACCGTTCATGAGCGTTTTCATGGACGAAATTGA
- a CDS encoding class I SAM-dependent methyltransferase, producing MIVLFLAIGWLDLERRRLIEVGSGSGGNLLELLRLGFDPSNLRGVELLPERHAQARRLLPEAIALHLGDAMKLPVDAESHDAVLVSTVFSSILDDVFQQQLADTLWDWVKPGGGVLWYDFTLNNPRNPDVRGVPLHRVRELFPRGRVVSRRVTLAPPIARRVTRVHPSLYTFFNAIPLLRTHVLAWIEKPLH from the coding sequence ATGATTGTCCTGTTTTTAGCAATCGGATGGCTTGATCTGGAGAGAAGGCGACTGATTGAAGTGGGTAGCGGAAGCGGGGGCAACTTGCTCGAGCTCTTGCGCCTGGGTTTTGATCCCTCGAACTTGAGAGGCGTCGAGCTACTGCCTGAGCGCCATGCGCAAGCGCGCCGTTTGTTGCCTGAAGCCATCGCATTGCACCTCGGTGATGCCATGAAGCTCCCGGTCGATGCTGAGTCGCACGACGCCGTGCTGGTGTCGACCGTTTTTTCCTCGATCCTGGATGACGTGTTTCAGCAGCAGCTCGCAGACACTCTGTGGGATTGGGTGAAACCCGGAGGCGGGGTGCTCTGGTACGACTTTACTCTCAACAACCCGCGCAATCCCGATGTACGTGGCGTTCCATTGCACCGCGTGAGAGAGCTGTTTCCCCGTGGCCGCGTGGTGTCCCGGCGCGTTACCCTGGCGCCCCCTATTGCGCGCCGTGTTACACGTGTGCACCCCTCCCTTTACACCTTCTTCAATGCCATTCCGTTGCTGCGTACGCACGTGTTGGCGTGGATCGAGAAACCTTTACATTGA
- a CDS encoding class I SAM-dependent methyltransferase, whose protein sequence is MDEIERIKSRYEERDASARLTGFWSINNPAILHIAQERERRVLSMLNSHSIDLSPMRVLDVGCGFGIEYPNYLRWGAKAGNIWGVDLSFARLLYAHQRLGMPVVQASGARLPFPDRSFDLVAQSVVFSSIVDESIRRATAEEMVRVVRPGGYVLWYDAFRSRARDPHFRCVTRREIANLFLGIDWSFATLTSDVGVSNRAQRWLGGWSLSLIDASRLLRTHLLGLGKKK, encoded by the coding sequence ATGGACGAAATTGAACGAATTAAAAGCCGTTACGAAGAGCGCGATGCGAGCGCCAGGCTAACCGGTTTCTGGTCGATTAACAATCCAGCAATATTGCATATCGCGCAGGAGCGAGAACGAAGGGTGTTATCCATGCTGAATTCTCATTCGATTGATCTTTCTCCAATGCGCGTGCTTGACGTGGGATGTGGATTTGGTATCGAGTACCCGAACTACTTGCGGTGGGGTGCTAAGGCCGGAAATATATGGGGGGTCGATCTTAGCTTTGCGCGATTGCTGTATGCGCACCAGCGTTTAGGCATGCCAGTAGTGCAAGCATCAGGTGCTCGGCTTCCTTTTCCGGACAGAAGCTTCGATCTGGTCGCGCAGAGCGTGGTGTTCAGTTCCATCGTTGACGAATCCATTCGACGCGCAACCGCAGAGGAAATGGTTCGCGTGGTACGGCCCGGAGGCTACGTTCTTTGGTACGACGCATTTCGATCACGAGCCAGGGATCCACATTTTCGATGTGTGACTCGTAGGGAAATTGCGAATCTCTTCTTGGGTATTGACTGGTCCTTTGCCACGTTGACTAGCGATGTTGGCGTAAGTAATCGAGCACAACGTTGGCTCGGGGGGTGGTCCTTATCTTTAATCGACGCTTCCCGATTGCTGAGAACACACCTGCTCGGACTTGGGAAGAAAAAGTGA
- a CDS encoding glycosyltransferase family 4 protein yields MEYRPYYLAREWVRAGHEVCVVAASHSHVRRVQPPVDEGAVEQLIDGIRYCWLPTPAYVGNGVSRLRNVGSFVRQLWRDAADWVTKVRPDVVIASSTYPMDFWAARRIARCCGAKLVYEVHDLWPASLIELTGMSAFHPFALLCQKAENDAYRDADAVVSMLPKVAEHMQAHGLDLRRLHIVPNGIALDDWQDEGGELEPDLAGQLRDFQKAGKTIVGYAGSHGMPNALDTLLDAATLLRDQAIAFVLVGDGHEKPRLARRVFDEGLSNVALFPPIGKSQIPSFLRRLDIAYIGWKRVSIYRFGISPNKLMDYMMAGCAVLHSADAGNDPVAEAECGLTVAPESATAVAEGVKALAVCSVEERAAMGARGRAFVISRHSYRMLAQQFINAVHSS; encoded by the coding sequence ATGGAATACAGACCCTACTATCTAGCAAGAGAGTGGGTCAGGGCTGGTCATGAGGTGTGTGTGGTCGCCGCTTCCCATTCGCATGTGCGCAGAGTGCAGCCGCCAGTGGACGAGGGCGCTGTTGAGCAGTTGATTGACGGGATACGCTATTGCTGGCTGCCCACCCCAGCTTACGTGGGAAACGGTGTCAGCCGCCTTCGAAATGTCGGGTCTTTCGTAAGGCAGTTGTGGCGCGATGCCGCCGACTGGGTAACTAAAGTTCGACCTGATGTTGTGATCGCTTCCAGCACATATCCGATGGATTTTTGGGCCGCTCGGCGCATCGCTCGTTGTTGTGGGGCCAAGCTCGTCTACGAGGTGCACGACTTGTGGCCGGCCTCACTGATTGAATTGACCGGCATGTCCGCCTTCCATCCTTTTGCCTTGTTGTGTCAGAAGGCCGAGAACGACGCCTATCGCGACGCCGATGCCGTGGTTTCAATGCTGCCGAAGGTCGCCGAGCACATGCAGGCACACGGGCTAGACCTGCGGCGCCTGCATATTGTGCCGAACGGTATCGCGTTGGATGATTGGCAAGACGAAGGTGGCGAGCTCGAACCAGATTTGGCGGGGCAGTTGCGTGACTTCCAAAAGGCCGGAAAAACCATCGTGGGGTATGCGGGATCTCACGGAATGCCGAATGCGCTAGATACGCTTCTTGATGCAGCTACATTGCTGCGTGACCAGGCGATCGCATTCGTTCTTGTTGGCGATGGCCATGAAAAGCCAAGACTCGCGCGACGTGTCTTTGATGAGGGCCTGTCCAACGTCGCTTTATTTCCACCGATTGGAAAATCGCAGATTCCTTCCTTTCTTAGGAGGCTTGATATCGCCTATATCGGATGGAAGCGTGTATCGATTTATCGATTCGGCATTTCCCCGAATAAGCTCATGGACTACATGATGGCGGGATGTGCCGTCTTGCATTCTGCGGACGCGGGCAACGACCCGGTGGCAGAGGCAGAGTGCGGGCTGACCGTTGCCCCCGAATCGGCTACCGCCGTTGCCGAAGGAGTCAAGGCGCTTGCCGTATGTTCAGTTGAAGAGCGAGCCGCTATGGGAGCGCGCGGGCGGGCTTTCGTCATTTCCCGGCACAGCTATCGAATGTTGGCGCAGCAGTTTATTAATGCGGTTCACTCATCATGA
- a CDS encoding sugar transferase, producing MAKRAFDIGMALMALLVLSPILAAIAIWIKLDSPGPALFRQERVGLGGRCFQILKFRTMRQCSETNGSLITVGEDARITRAGSVLRRYKLDELPQFFNVLRGEMSVVGPRPEVPRYVALYSSDVKSIVLSVRPGITDPGSLAFREESSLLAKAPDPESHYVNVVVPIKLEHSIQYVRTRNFWSDIQIIGRTLAAIFRG from the coding sequence ATGGCTAAACGGGCATTCGACATCGGCATGGCACTGATGGCTTTGCTGGTCTTGTCGCCGATCCTCGCTGCCATAGCTATCTGGATCAAACTCGACTCGCCAGGCCCCGCGCTGTTCCGTCAGGAGCGGGTCGGCTTGGGCGGTAGGTGCTTCCAGATTCTCAAGTTCCGCACCATGCGGCAGTGCTCTGAGACGAATGGATCCCTGATCACGGTCGGCGAAGATGCACGTATTACACGAGCCGGGTCGGTCTTGAGGCGATACAAACTGGACGAGCTTCCGCAGTTCTTTAATGTGCTGCGCGGCGAAATGAGCGTGGTTGGCCCTCGGCCCGAGGTGCCGCGTTATGTCGCACTCTATTCATCGGACGTGAAGAGCATTGTCTTGAGTGTTCGGCCTGGCATTACCGATCCGGGATCCTTGGCGTTCAGAGAAGAGTCCTCACTGCTCGCGAAAGCGCCTGATCCGGAATCGCACTACGTAAATGTGGTCGTGCCGATCAAACTCGAGCATAGCATTCAGTACGTGCGTACGAGAAATTTCTGGAGTGACATCCAAATCATTGGAAGAACACTAGCAGCGATTTTTCGCGGATAG
- a CDS encoding glycosyltransferase produces the protein MVLIFNRRFPIAENTPARTWEEKVKTHLCLIGDAGSIHLRRWAQAMVQRDFRVSVISTSVASIEGAEIIVLPLPRRAWDWFLRLGALRRAVRSLAPDIVHAHYVTSYGLWGAASSGRPLVLTAWGSDILVTPRRSHALRILTGWILRQASLITADSRDVLTEIGRYRPSGSLHEIFWGADVTQFHPNPSDRRPGFHVASMRAWEANYQIDVIVEAFSRFLAKSPQCDATLHLFGGGSQENSLHSLVERLGISKHVIWHGLLPPHALAHELALCDVSISVPQSDATSVSLLESMACSLPAIVSDLPANRQWIDASGGYVVPVGDVDAVATSLCEVFENPAVREQKGAFNRKKIEEVGSSNQQMDLMAVLYASLGRCRKNERVTSASGKR, from the coding sequence GTGGTCCTTATCTTTAATCGACGCTTCCCGATTGCTGAGAACACACCTGCTCGGACTTGGGAAGAAAAAGTGAAAACGCATCTCTGCTTGATTGGGGATGCCGGAAGTATCCATTTACGGCGCTGGGCTCAAGCGATGGTTCAGCGTGATTTTCGTGTCAGCGTCATAAGTACCTCGGTCGCGTCGATCGAAGGGGCGGAGATCATTGTGCTGCCCCTCCCTCGGCGAGCTTGGGATTGGTTCTTGCGACTGGGTGCTCTGCGACGTGCGGTACGTTCGCTTGCACCAGATATCGTTCATGCGCACTATGTAACTAGCTATGGATTGTGGGGCGCCGCCAGCTCCGGACGGCCCTTGGTACTTACCGCATGGGGCAGTGACATACTTGTTACGCCCCGTCGGAGTCACGCCTTGCGGATTCTGACTGGCTGGATTTTGAGGCAGGCTTCGCTAATTACCGCGGATTCCCGTGATGTTCTAACTGAGATTGGACGGTATCGGCCAAGCGGGTCATTGCACGAGATTTTTTGGGGCGCTGATGTCACGCAGTTCCATCCGAACCCATCAGATCGCCGACCCGGATTTCATGTTGCGAGTATGCGAGCGTGGGAGGCCAACTACCAAATCGATGTAATAGTCGAGGCGTTTTCTAGATTCCTAGCGAAATCTCCACAGTGTGATGCGACGTTACACCTGTTCGGGGGAGGCAGCCAAGAAAATAGTTTGCACTCTTTGGTCGAGAGGCTTGGGATCAGCAAGCACGTCATCTGGCACGGCCTTCTTCCCCCGCACGCCTTAGCGCACGAACTTGCACTTTGTGATGTATCAATATCGGTCCCCCAAAGCGATGCGACATCGGTGTCCTTGTTGGAATCGATGGCCTGTTCGTTGCCGGCGATCGTCTCCGACCTTCCCGCGAACCGGCAGTGGATTGATGCTTCTGGAGGCTATGTCGTGCCGGTAGGTGATGTGGATGCCGTGGCCACATCACTATGCGAGGTTTTTGAGAACCCTGCCGTGCGAGAACAAAAGGGCGCATTCAATCGGAAGAAGATTGAAGAAGTCGGCTCATCGAATCAACAAATGGATCTGATGGCGGTGCTGTATGCCAGTCTTGGTCGGTGTCGAAAAAACGAACGCGTTACATCGGCTTCAGGAAAGCGATGA